A section of the Bacteroidia bacterium genome encodes:
- a CDS encoding DUF488 family protein: MTQVKTKRVYDPYSVEDGVRILVDGLWPRGIKKEKLKYDIWEKQLAPSTSLRQWFHQNKINNWEKFKSLYSQELQESDVVKNFAKNMTQYQVITLIYSTKDTEHNHVLVLKPFLENLLNT; this comes from the coding sequence ATGACACAAGTTAAAACAAAAAGAGTTTATGACCCATACAGCGTAGAAGACGGAGTTAGAATATTAGTTGACGGCCTTTGGCCACGAGGAATAAAAAAAGAAAAGTTGAAATATGATATTTGGGAAAAACAGCTTGCCCCTTCCACATCTCTCCGCCAATGGTTTCATCAAAACAAAATTAATAATTGGGAAAAATTCAAATCTTTGTATAGTCAGGAATTGCAGGAATCTGATGTAGTGAAGAATTTTGCAAAAAATATGACACAATATCAGGTAATAACGCTCATTTATTCAACCAAAGATACAGAACATAATCACGTTCTGGTCTTAAAACCTTTTTTAGAAAATCTATTGAATACCTAA
- a CDS encoding nucleotidyltransferase domain-containing protein, with protein sequence MILRDKDKKSLLAIFSTLNIPVEIWAFGSRVSGEAHEGSDLDLVIRTHNLQKLSNETFLNLKAKIQQSNIPILVELFDWNHLPKGFLKNIENNHELLFSNLSMATNNLEKEIQ encoded by the coding sequence ATGATTTTGAGAGATAAAGATAAAAAAAGCCTATTAGCTATTTTCAGTACCTTAAACATACCGGTAGAAATCTGGGCATTCGGCAGCCGCGTAAGCGGAGAAGCCCACGAAGGTAGCGACCTCGACTTAGTAATCCGAACCCATAACCTACAAAAACTATCCAACGAAACTTTTCTAAACCTAAAAGCCAAAATACAGCAAAGCAATATCCCTATATTGGTAGAACTATTTGACTGGAATCACCTCCCAAAAGGATTCCTCAAAAATATAGAAAATAACCACGAGTTATTGTTCAGCAACCTAAGTATGGCCACAAATAATCTTGAAAAAGAAATACAATAA